One Marmota flaviventris isolate mMarFla1 chromosome 16, mMarFla1.hap1, whole genome shotgun sequence DNA segment encodes these proteins:
- the Serpinb11 gene encoding serpin B11, whose translation MTLGKKRGYFLFRISKMNRNLAELGVRMGSLSTANVEFCLDVFKELSSNNVGDNVFFSPLSLLSALSMLLLGARGNSADQIEKVLHYNHIAEFLKSEFRDSAECSQVGRPHSEFGLLLSQINQSGTNYTLSIANRLYGTKAMEFHQQYLSCSEKLYQAGLQTVDFEQSTEEARNTINAWVENKTNGKIKNLFGKGSIDPSSVMVLVSAIYFKGQWQNKFQERETVKTPFQLSEDKSVIVEMMYQTGTFKLASIKKPQMQVLELPYAGNKLSMIILLPVGTANLEQIEKELNGRTFQEWTSSANMMERDVEVHIPRFKLEIKYELNSLLKSLGMTNIFNQAKADLSGMSPDRRLYLSKVIHKSYVDVNEEGTEAAAASGESIAVKRLPIRDQFVANRPFLFFIKEVCTNMILFGGKLASP comes from the exons GCAGAGCTTGGTGTCAGAATGGGCTCCCTCAGCACAGCAAACGTTGAATTTTGTCTTGATGTGTTCAAGGAGCTGAGCAGTAACAACGTAGGAGACAATGTCTTCTTTTCTCCACTGAGTCTGCTCTCTGCGCTAAGCATGCTCCTCCTTGGTGCCAGAGGGAACAGCGCAGACCAAATAGAAAAG GTGCTTCACTACAATCATATTGCAGAATTCTTGAAATCAGAGTTCAGGGACTCAGCTGAG TGCAGTCAAGTGGGAAGGCCGCATTCCGAGTTTGGACTCCTCCTCTCTCAAATCAACCAGTCGGGCACTAACTACACCCTCAGCATTGCCAACCGACTCTATGGGACAAAGGCAATGGAATTCCATCAG CAATATTTAAGCTGTTCTGAGAAGCTGTACCAAGCCGGCCTACAGACTGTTGATTTTGAACAGTCCACAGAAGAAGCGAGAAACACCATTAATGCTTGGgttgaaaataaaactaatg gaaaaattaaaaacctctTTGGAAAGGGCTCAATTGACCCTTCCTCTGTAATGGTCCTGGTGAGCGCCATATATTTCAAAGGACAATGGCAAAATAAATTTCAGGAAAGAGAGACTGTTAAAACCCCCTTTCAGCTAAGTGAG gaTAAAAGTGTCATTGTGGAAATGATGTATCAAACTGGAACATTTAAGTTGGCCTCCATCAAGAAGCCACAGATGCAGGTCCTTGAGCTGCCCTATGCCGGCAACAAACTGAGCATGATCATCCTGCTTCCAGTGGGTACAGCTAACCTAGAACAG ATAGAAAAGGAGCTGAATGGCAGGACGTTCCAGGAGTGGACCAGCTCTGCTAACATGATGGAAAGAGACGTGGAAGTTCACATCCCCCGATTCAAGCTCGAAATCAAGTATGAGCTGAACTCCCTGCTCAAATCCCTAGGGATGACCAACATCTTCAACCAGGCCAAAGCTGATCTCTCTGGGATGTCACCAGACAGACGCCTCTACTTATCCAAAGTCATCCACAAGTCCTACGTGGATGTCAACGAAGAGGGCACGGAGGCAGCGGCAGCCTCTGGGGAAAGCATTGCTGTGAAAAGACTCCCCATCCGAGATCAGTTTGTGGCAAATCGTCCCTTCCTGTTCTTCATAAAGGAAGTTTGTACCAATATGATTCTCTTCGGGGGCAAGCTTGCCTCTCCATAA